A window of the Isosphaera pallida ATCC 43644 genome harbors these coding sequences:
- the rplW gene encoding 50S ribosomal protein L23, whose product MVTLRRPPQILIRKGPQLEPYQVVLRPLVTEKSTYLSERFNAYTFEVNLLASKTDIKKAVEDLYQVKVVDVRVQNRAGKAKRFKLTKGRRRNWKKAIVALDPEYRIDFY is encoded by the coding sequence ATGGTCACACTGCGTCGCCCTCCCCAAATCCTGATTCGCAAAGGTCCTCAACTCGAGCCCTACCAAGTCGTGCTGCGTCCGTTGGTGACGGAGAAGTCCACCTACCTTTCGGAACGGTTCAACGCTTACACCTTCGAGGTCAACCTGTTGGCCTCCAAGACTGACATCAAGAAGGCCGTTGAAGACCTGTATCAAGTCAAGGTCGTTGACGTGCGGGTTCAAAACCGCGCAGGCAAGGCCAAACGCTTCAAGTTGACCAAAGGTCGCCGCCGCAACTGGAAGAAGGCGATCGTCGCCCTCGACCCGGAATATCGCATCGACTTTTATTGA
- the rplB gene encoding 50S ribosomal protein L2 — MGIRFYKPTSPGRRFASVSDFAELTDKNKKPEKSLTAPLKKTGGRNNQGFITSRHRGGGHKRMYRIIDFKRNDRDGQIAEVTHIEYDPNRSARIALIRYQDGVKRYILAPEGLKAGMVVQSGPDAEPKLGNCLPLNRIPTGLAVHNIEMQPGSGGKLCRSAGCSAVLTARESTWAQLTLPSGEVRRVPAACRATIGVVGNAEHMNIRLGKAGRARWLGRRPHVRGVAMNPHDHPMGGGEGRTSGGRHPCSRTGKLAKGGKTRRRRKPSNSQIIRRRKSVRYGQLKL, encoded by the coding sequence ATGGGTATTCGATTCTACAAGCCGACCAGTCCCGGACGGCGGTTCGCCTCGGTCAGCGACTTCGCCGAACTGACCGACAAGAACAAGAAGCCGGAGAAGTCACTGACCGCGCCGCTCAAGAAAACCGGCGGCCGCAACAACCAAGGCTTCATCACCTCGCGCCACCGCGGCGGCGGCCACAAGCGGATGTACCGGATCATCGACTTCAAGCGCAACGACCGCGATGGTCAAATCGCCGAAGTCACTCACATCGAATACGACCCCAACCGCTCAGCCCGGATCGCGCTAATCCGCTACCAGGACGGGGTCAAGCGCTACATCCTGGCCCCCGAAGGTCTCAAAGCCGGCATGGTGGTGCAGTCGGGACCCGACGCCGAACCCAAGCTGGGCAACTGCTTGCCGCTCAACCGTATCCCCACCGGTCTGGCGGTTCACAACATCGAGATGCAGCCGGGCAGCGGCGGTAAGCTGTGCCGCTCGGCGGGATGCTCGGCCGTGCTGACCGCCCGCGAATCCACCTGGGCCCAATTGACCCTGCCCTCCGGCGAAGTGCGCCGCGTGCCAGCCGCCTGCCGAGCCACGATCGGCGTGGTTGGTAACGCCGAGCACATGAACATACGGCTTGGCAAGGCGGGTCGGGCGCGGTGGTTGGGTCGTCGCCCCCACGTTCGTGGGGTGGCAATGAACCCGCACGACCACCCGATGGGCGGTGGCGAAGGTCGGACCTCGGGTGGTCGTCATCCCTGCTCTCGGACCGGCAAGCTGGCCAAGGGAGGCAAGACCCGCCGCCGCCGCAAGCCGTCCAACTCGCAGATCATTCGCCGTCGCAAGAGCGTGCGTTACGGCCAACTCAAGCTCTGA
- the rpsS gene encoding 30S ribosomal protein S19, with amino-acid sequence MGRSLKKGPYVDLRLLSKVEKAEAANQRDPIKTWSRACTIIPEFVGKNFAIHNGRTFIKLYVTEDMVGHKLGEFAPTRTFKSHGGKAKGKK; translated from the coding sequence ATGGGACGTTCGCTCAAGAAAGGGCCTTATGTGGACCTTCGGCTGTTGTCGAAGGTCGAGAAGGCCGAAGCTGCCAATCAGCGCGACCCGATCAAGACCTGGTCGCGCGCCTGCACGATCATCCCGGAGTTCGTCGGCAAGAACTTCGCCATCCACAACGGCCGGACGTTCATCAAGCTGTACGTCACCGAGGATATGGTTGGACACAAGCTGGGGGAGTTCGCCCCCACCCGCACCTTCAAGTCGCACGGCGGCAAGGCCAAGGGCAAGAAGTAA